The following are encoded in a window of Peromyscus leucopus breed LL Stock chromosome X, UCI_PerLeu_2.1, whole genome shotgun sequence genomic DNA:
- the LOC114701539 gene encoding LOW QUALITY PROTEIN: peptidyl-prolyl cis-trans isomerase FKBP5-like (The sequence of the model RefSeq protein was modified relative to this genomic sequence to represent the inferred CDS: inserted 2 bases in 1 codon; deleted 1 base in 1 codon), translating into MTTDEGSSDNGENPDAAVAEQGEDITTRKDRGVLKIVKRVGTCEEGPMIGDKVYVHYKGKLSNGKKFDSTYDRNEPFVFNLGKGQVIKAWDIGVATMKKGEICHILCKPEYAYGSAGSLPKTPSNASLFFEIELLDFKGEGLFEDSGIIRRIKRKGEGYSNPNEGATVEVHLEGCCGGRMFDCRDVVFVVGEGEDHDIPVGIDKALEKMQREEQCVLYLGPRYDFGEAGKPKFGIEPNAELIYEVTLKSFEKAKESWEMDTKEKLEQAAIVKEKGTVYLKGGKYMQAVIQYGKIVSWLEMEYGLSEKESKTSESFLLAAFLNLAMCYLKLREYNKAVECCDKTLGLDSANEKGLYRRGEAQLLMNEFESARGDFEKVLEVNPQNKAARLQISVCQKKAKEHSERDRKVYANMFNKFAEQDAKEAASKAVSKKAVEGAAWEKIRXSQAMEEGKAEGHV; encoded by the exons ATGACTACTGATGAAGGCAGCAGTGACAATGGAGAAAACCCGGACGCCGCCGTGGCTGAACAGGGAGAAGACATCACTACCAGAAAAGATAGAGGAGTGCTAAAGATTGTCAAAAGAGTGGGAACTTGTGAGGAAGGCCCAATGATTGGTGACAAAGTTTATGTCCACTACAAAGGAAAATTGTCCAATGGAAAGAAGTTTGATTCCACTTATGATAGAAACGAGCCATTTGTTTTTAACCTTGGCAAAGGCCAGGTTATCAAGGCCTGGGACATTGGGGTGGCTACCATGAAGAAAGGAGAGATCTGCCATATACTGTGTAAACCAGAATATGCTTATGGCTCTGCTGGCAGCCTCCCGAAAACTCCCTCGAACgcatctctc ttttttgagattgAACTCCTTGATTTCAAAGGCGAGGGCTTATTTGAAGACTCAGGCATCATCCGTAGAATCAAGCGGAAAGGAGAGGGCTACTCCAACCCGAATGAAGGGGCGACGGTGGAGGTCCACCTGGAAGGCTGCTGTGGTGGAAGGATGTTTGACTGCAGAGATGTGGTGTTTGTTGTTGGTGAAGGAGAAGACCACGACATTCCAGTTGGAATTGACAAAGCCCTGGAGAAAATGCAGAGGGAAGAGCAGTGTGTTTTGTATCTTGGACCACGATATGATTTTGGAGAGGCAGGGAAGCCTAAATTTGGCATTGAACCCAATGCTGAACTGATTTATGAAGTTACCCTTAAGAGCTTCGAAAAGGCCAAAGAATCCTGGGAGATGGACACCAAAGAAAAACTGGAGCAGGCTGCCATTGTCAAAGAGAAGGGAACTGTGTACTTGAAGGGAGGCAAGTACATGCAGGCTGTGATTCAGTACGGGAAGATAGTGTCCTGGCTGGAGATGGAGTACGGCCTGTCCGAGAAGGAGTCAAAAACCTCTGAATCGTTCCTGCTTGCAGCCTTCCTCAACCTGGCCATGTGCTACCTGAAGCTCAGAGAGTACAACAAAGCCGTGGAGTGCTGCGACAAGACCCTTGGACTGGacagtgccaatgagaaaggcTTGTACAGAAGGGGTGAAGCCCAGCTGCTCATGAATGAGTTTGAGTCGGCCAGAGGTGACTTTGAGAAGGTACTGGAGGTCAACCCTCAGAATAAGGCCGCAAGACTGCAGATCTCCGTGTGCCAGAAGAAGGCCAAGGAGCACAGTGAGCGGGACCGCAAGGTGTACGCCAACATGTTCAATAAGTTTGCAGAGCAGGACGCCAAGGAAGCAGCCAGCAAAGCGGTGAGCAAGAAGGCTGTAGAAGGAGCGGCTTGGGAAAAGATCCG GAGTCAggccatggaagaaggaaaggccGAAGGCCATGTATGA